The genomic window ATTCTATCCttcttttcattctttttcttctttcttttttttttttattttatcctcATTGCATAAATGGGTTTTAGGTTCTCAATTTTTTTGAAGGAATGGGATGGGATGGTCAAGATGCTTTCCATCAGCATCTTTTTGATGGAATTTAAAACTTTGGGCCTTGATATTACAAAATTAGTATTTGTACTCATCATTGAAATAATATGTTCTTTCAGtattaaaatatgttaatttGTACAAGAATTATTTGCACAAGTTATAAATTTATATTCATTCAGCTTGACTTAAACATATCCCTTTAGTGTATCAACATTCAACAAGGACAAATATTTCTAGAAGTTCTAAATCTAAGCTATATAAAGTGTgaacaaaatttttctccaatggAATTATAAACtatgaataaaatttagaaaATCTTAACCATCTAAGCTAAACTTTCAAAGAATCTTAAgatattaaaatttcaaaaatcaaaaaaatgttACTAAATTACAGCTACAGCGTATGGTTAATTTTTTTACAAGAAAACATTCAAATTTTGTTAAGCATGTGATATCTTTAATAAAACATCTTCTACAAGTCTAaagtcattaaaatttgatttctataaaaagTTATAAATTCCAAAATATCTgttagttttatatatatatatattatatttatagatctcTAAATTCTGCACTATCATTGGGCATGTTCAATCAAGACGAGCGGATAATATCATCAAGAAATGTATATACTTCTCTCAACCCCAAATAAATGATGGACATTTAAATTGAATATCTATACAATTGATCACGCAATGTACAATTATAATACTTACgaatgaaaaattatataatttggtGGGTTTTTGATGCCTGTGTCAAGTGGATCAAAAAAAAGGATGGTTCAAAAATACGAGAACATGCTAACTATAATCTAAgcattaataattttcattatatTTGTGCGTGTTGATCATGATCAATAAGTTGATTCTCTATTTAAATATTCTATTATGTATTTTACTATACTATCGTGATGAAAATCATCAATTTTGCATCCACATGGTGCATATGTTAGAGACCATTAAAATGCATGATTTTTAGTCTTTAGATATTTTGCCTCTTTTGCTTCATGTTGTTTAGCCTAATCTCTCACAAACTTACCATATTTGTTATAATAAGAATCTTAGAACATGTCTCATGGAACCAtatatgcaagaagataaaatttTAATGAGGAAGATAAAATTTCTTCCAataataatacatatatattgGTCTAGATTTTTTTCAGAAAAGATGGTCAAACTACAACTTTTACTACTTTATTAAGGTTGCTCGAAAGGCCAGAAATAGCAAGCTCTCGAGTAGCAACATCATCAGCATTTTCACTACTTTTGTTTTGTATTTCAAGTATGATAAAATTATTGAgataaattcaaattaattaaagAAAGCACTCAAATTAGAGTACCTTGTAATAACTCTATGTTGAACATTTTTAACTTTTAACTACAATTATAGCAtgaattttgtaagaaaaatataaCCTTAGATGATTTTATGTGACACTCACAAAATGTTCTCTTCCAAGACATCCAACCTAAATGAACAACTCAATATTagctaataataatattttagagactagAGCTTAAGCCCTTTCAAATCAATCTCTTGGTCTAATAAGAACTATCAAATATTGTTATGAAATTGAGCATCCTTAACTCCTTATTGGGTTTTGGACATCAAGAGATAGGTGTCATGCCCCAAACCCCATACTTGGGTTGGCCACGTGGTACGACCACATATTTTTAAGAATATAATTCTAGAGTATATGCAAAGTTTGATAAACTGAATCAGAACACTTAacattaaaagaaaaataattaaaacaaaTAAGTTGttgtgatttttttataaaaattaaaattatccaaAATATACGGTTCAGATACCATCagtattagatataaaaatttaactaTTACTACCTCTcaccaaaaatttcaaatcaattcTATTTAGGTTGGTGCGGCTCTAAAAGAAAAACAGAAATGATAATATGAACTAACAgcccaataaaaattttttaagcaCACACAcaagcataaaaaaaaataattctttaaTAAATATACTTGTTAAGAAAATAATGGTTTAGATCTCAACAATTaacaattaaatattcataagtcCAACTCAATAATACTATCAGGATGTTCATCAAGTTTCAATATATAACAATTTAGATGTATGCTATACTCCATTAATAGCAATTCTGATATGCTTATCTTATCTaaccagatcaaaaattttatttgattaagatGTCATTTTGAACTGCTATTATTTCGGTTAATATTATTACCAAGCTACTATTCTCattcattatattattataatatgtgTAAAGTGGATCGGACCTGAATTTTCAGTATTTGAATTATTCATGGTCACGCTTCTGTCCATGACTAGCCATACTCAAATATCACGTTCCTCTCCGTGGTGAGGTCATACTGATAAAAATGTTACATTCCTATCTGTGGCGAGACCATACTGAAAGAAGTATCATGTTTCTACCCATGGTGAGGCCATACTGAAAGAAGTACCATATTCCTATTTGTAGCGATGTCGTTCCGAAATTTTGATTagtctaaatattttaattttaaatcattaaattatttttttaattttattatcattatcactttataaattatttatatatacttatacTTTTATAATTGACATAATTTAGAATCACAATGAATCAAAGCTTACAATACATGCAAGCTTACAATGTTATAACTTCTAGCATATGATACCAAATATTTATAATCAATGTAGGTGGTTGTGATTAGAGATTCTTACCTTCTGCAGTAACAAAATCCAACCGACATGCCAACTCAATTTGTCACACACTTAAAACATTTGGGTAACCCCAAATCAATATTCGATACTTATAAAATTTAGAAATCATTATCTTTTCTAGTTTACATAACTAtagcctaatttcataaatttttaatatctaaCTTATCAACTCTATCCCCACAGTAATTAACTTAAGAGATTAATaaactaaattttatctcaatcggTGCGCACAGGAAAGACTCCGTACTGGTTCTCTCCAATCTCAAGTTGCTGCTCATCTAAATCAATTcaatttcaaattaaaaaattagaaaaaaaataaattaagattgaTCTTTGATTAACATTAATCATCGGCATAAGATGCATCGTTTGGCTTAATCCAAGAAATATAGAGATAGAAATAGCCATATTGTGCCCTCAAACAATTGACCACTTTGTCAGGATTTGTTGGGACAAGATAATCCACAGCCACAGCAAAGTTAACAAGCTACAACAAGGTTTGAACtaatttctaataaatttttcaaCCTTCTTAAGTCTCATTTATCAGAATTTCACTATCTTGGGAAAGAATAAAGAAAGTGAAGAGAGGATACAACATCCTCTCCTTCATTCTTTCCCCCAACAATAGCTTCAATGCACTAATTATTAATCCTAGCTAAACTCatcaaaaaattctcaaattttatcTTTAAGTTGGCCCATAAGTTAGCAATCTCtagttaaaattttagcttaaacCACCTAGCCATCAAggagataaaatttttagattaaaatagAGTAGAACCAGTTCGCCCTCAAAACTTAACATCTAATCTTCCAATTCTCTTAAGGTTTTGCTCTCATTAACATTCTCACCTCCCTTAACACTCATTCTTCTCCTAACTGCCCCTTCCCTTTCCTAGCCTTCTATTTATTTCAatgcttaaaatttttctttttacccCTCTTTCCATTCTTTCATCCATTACTTATTTTATAACAGAAATTAACTACCTACAAAGAGTTCCAATAACTACTCATTAATCTTTAATTGAACTCAATCCAAATAATACAAAGGGGATGCTTAATCTTACTTACTTTGATGAAGAGCCTACCCATGATAGCAGCCACAACCCACGGCagcgaagagaaaagaagaagagggaaggagagagagagaagagaagagagatcatgtttcctccttttttttttctttcttttttttttatttttcaacccACTCACACACGCAGAGATAGAAGAGGCAATGCAGGAGATGGagagtgagagagaaagagagagattggGACATGGAGAgcaggagaggaggcatgggagAGGAGGGGTGTTTTGTTCGAAGTCGGAACAAGGAAAGGTTCCACGCCCTTTCTTTTTTGCTTCTATGATGGGTTGGATGCGACTGCACCCACGAACGGCCATAGATTCGTGACATGTGGATCTCTATGTGACATGTGAGAAAAGGCCTTACCGGATCGGGTCTCACATTTTTCTCTTCTTAAATAAATTTCCTTCTTGAAATTTATACCTTCCGACTCAAAAATATTTCAGATCTCAATTTATCATTACTAAATCGATACTATTAATCACAAGCTCtactaataaattttattatcattgctTATATACTAGTCTATAGCTAAGATCTTAATGGTGATGATATTTTTAAGatctctaatttttaaatttattatagtctttacaaatttttaaatatatttatagataGTTGGCTTTACCAAACTTCGCATTAACTCTTAAGGAACAAGGATCATCAAATATTTAAGACTCAATATCTAGAatcattaaatatttatatatattattatctagccttaagtatttttttatttttatttttttaattagaatGCTAGATAGCAATCACTTCAATATATTAACCTAGATTATCTTGATCATTTTAGCATTTATATCACTATAGTATTCCTCTCTTAACTATCAtaattccaattctagcatttTCTTCTACtatcaaatttttcttcaaaCTACATTGCctcttaaaataatttaaaaacatAAGTGGCGATTTTTTCCTCTGATCCTTGTTATTCTACTCCGCTCGGCCACCACCGACTTCCAACTATATGAGATTCATTCCTTCACTCACCATAATATTTACATATAATCACACATATTGCTCAAACTGCCCTTTATATTGTTCACATACCTATACATAGGTTCAAGTAGTCCTAGATTTTTAGTTATCTTAACTAAAATAATCTTCTTTGGAGATATCTTGACCACCTTTATTGCCTCGCAATTACCACTACAGAAAAATtaactatataaaatatctattgtcATATACATATGAAGATGAATCCTATCTAGACTATAAATATGTACAAAATGGTTATCTTTTTCTAAGGTTCATCATCATAAAATCatatatcataaattttcatataaTCTGTAAGTTATAATTCCACCACACTTTcgctgtgctactctgatctatTCATCTTGCTACATGTTAAATATTATCATTTTTATCTTCGAATGTCCATATCATATATGCCAATACTATATCTTAAATATTTGAgtttttcttatcttcttttgcCTTAAAACTATAAATTATAACCTTGCATATTcatattattttgaaatttttaacatattataatccttaatagTTGCAACCTAGTTCTCTGTTTATCGACATAAATTATACAAACCATCATCTACATAGGAGTATTATCCCAACTTCCACCAATTATTAGACAACATTCAGTATAACAAGAGAGTATAAATATTCATATATTTTGCTTATCATGAGAACTATCAACAACGTAGGCATACTCGCTCAACTTATACTCGTTAGGCAAAATACCAACAACTCATAACCATTCAAATTGCttgaataataattaataaataacatCCAGTATGGTGATGAAATATGACCATAAGGTGACTTTCCATACTATAATCATTAATATTACTAACAACCTTTATAACACTATTGATACCATTATCAATTTATACTAAAACATCATAAAGAGTTTATTGTAAATACCAAATAAATCAAGATGTAcgattactaaaaattcatagtGTCACAAGAAATTATATCTTAATTTCTGATAACTATTTCGCTTACActcaatatatatcatattttaggatctaaaaaaaaatccttataaTTGAACCTATTCCTTCCAATATTACTTGTGCCACAATCTTTTGTAATCATAAATCCAAATTCTAATATTACTTCAGTCACAattcctaatgatcataacctaggctctgatatcatttctGTCACGTCCCAAACCCTATACTTGGGTTGGGTATATGACACGGCCGTATATTCTCTAGAGTATAATTCTAGAATATATGCAAGGCTTGATAAACTGAATCAGAATACTTAACATCAAGAGAAACAATTAAaacaaataatttattataaattttttatgaaaagtgaaattatataaaatacatgattcaaatatcattaatatcagataaaaaaatttaactattacCATCTCTCATCAAAACTTTCAAATCAGCCTTATTTTGCTAGGTGTTATATGGCtctgaaaaaaaatcagaaatgatAATATGAGCTAACAGCCAGTAAGAATTTCTAAGTACATATACAAGTATAAAAAGATAATAATTCTTTAATAAATATACTCGTTGAGAAAATAATAGTttaaatctcattaattaataattgaatatttataaatCTAACTCAGTAATGTTATCAAGATGTTTATCGAGTTTTAATATATAATAGTTTAGATGTATGCAATACTCCATCAATAGCAACTCTGATATGTTTATCATATCTAACTAGATCAAGAATTCCACTCGACTAAGATGTCATTTTTGAACTGCTATTATTTCGATTAATATCATCACCAAGCTATTATTCTCAttcattattttattataatatgtatAAAGTAGATCGGATTCCAATTTCTGGCATTTGAACTGTTCATAGTGAAGCTCCTATCCATGACTGACCATACTCAAATACCACGTTCTTGCCGATGACGAGGCTATACTGAAAGAAGTATCATGTTCCTATCCATGGCGAGGTCATACTGAAAGAAGTACCACGTTCTTGCTCATGACGAAGCTATACTGAAAACTTGACTAATCTAGATGTCtcgattttaaatcattataaaTCATTCCtttcattttattattattatcactttataaattatttaaatatacttatatttttataattgacATAATTTAGAATCACAAAAAATCAAAGTTTATAATACATACAAGTTTGTAATGCTATAACTTCTAGCATATGATATCAAACATTTATAATCAATGTAGGTGGTTGTGATTATACATTCTTACTTTCTGCAATAGCAAAATCTAACCAACATGCCAACTCAATTTGCCGCACGTTTAAAATATTTGGATAATCTTAAATCAATATTCGATACATGTAAAATTTAGAAATTATTATCTTTTTCAGTTTACGTAACCATAGTCTAATTTTCTAAATTCTAATATCTAACTTATCAACTCTATCCCCACATAGTAATTAACTTAAAGAGACAAATAAACTTAATTTTACCTCAATTGGTAAGCACGGGAAAGACTCTGTACCGATCCTCTCCAATCTCACGTTGCTGCCCATCTAAATCAAttcaattttaaattaaaaaattagaaaaaaaataaattaagattgaTCTTTGATTAATATTAATTGTCGGCATAAGGTGTATTGTTTGGCTTAATCCAAGAAATACAGAGATAGAGAGAGCCATGTTTTACCCTCAAACAATTGACCACTCTATCATGAGAAAATTTCCTTTTAGTTTGTTGActattgtttttcttttcattatGAGAAATCTTCATTTAATCTGGTTTACTTACGGCCATTCATCTCCCATCTCGAGCGTATAATAAACTATCGGAACTTAGGGGTTGGGGGGTTTATAGGCCCAACTTTATCCTTTGGGTCCACTTCAGCTACGTATCCAAGGACCGAAAACTAGGCCTGTACCGCCATTTAGGTAGAGTATTTAGAGGCAAAGCCCTCTTCATAGTTAAAGCAGGTCTAGTCTTTGTTAGtttgtatatataaaaatattgtttGGGATCTTAAAATGCTAGAAGTTTTGAGTTGTAATTTTGGGaaaagattgctatttatgactTGTGTTGATGTGTATGAATATGCACGATATTTTGTTTAATAGTTTAATTATTCTGATAATTGTTACTGTCTGTATATGAATTGTACGATTTTCAGATAATGTTGGATTGATTGATATGTGGAATACCTCACATATTTTTAGGGCCAACCCCCGTGAGTATGTGGCGATTGTAAATTTCTCCGATTATGATTTTGGGTCAAGGGCAAGGGCATGACACTTTCCATTTTAAAAGAAAGAGATTGATCCTTTACTTTTATCCCCTTCTTTCTTTCAATCCTTTTCCAGAAAGGCAAGTATGTTTCACATGCTAAATACTAATATATATAACAATCATCTCTAGAAGACGGTTGTTTAACATGTGCATGAATTTGCGCACACTAGAGACATCCTGGTCTCCTTTCCAAGAAAGGCACGTGCATTGTTCATGCTAAATACTAATatataagataaattataaaaattctctaaaatttatatttattacaatTCCACCCATTAGTTTTCAAAATCTACACTTACACCCCTAAAATATAACGATGTTATTCAaaccattttaaaaatataaaatgatcAATTTGTCATCCATTATAAAAAAGAATCAATCCAAACGTCTGTAATTGTCTTCAACTGCTACGGTTGAGGAAAAGCGTGGAAAGAGAGGTAGGGAATGGCGAGGTCACGCACGAGGAGAACGAGCAGGTGTGTGAGATAGAGATGGGCATCCTCCTGGCTGACGATACCCAATGGCCCGCTTGCCACTATGTTGATCTAGCGGTTGGAGCTCTTCATGGTGCACTTGATGAtgcccctcttcttcttctgcaGTGGCTTGGTTGGGAGGAGAAAACCGGCAGCGGCAGTCCTTGCTTGAAGTAAGGTATCCACGTGGCTTCCTTGCCCATGGTAGttgaagaggaagagaaagggctGGTGGCGGCACTATGGGCGGAAGAGGTTGAGAGTGTCGAGGAGATGAAGTTGGAAGAATTATTTTTAACCTTTTGTTTAAGGTTATTTTGgtcattttaaaaatttataaggatatggcaataaaattttagttaaaaATTAACGGACTGTTTAATGGTATAAGTTTGACTGTAGGATTGATTAAAATGTTAAGGGTGTGATGGTAGATTTTGAAAACTACTGAATGTACTCGTATTTTTTATCTATTCTCAGagagatttttataatttatcctaCTATATATAACAACTATCTCTAAAAAACAGTAGTTTAATATATGTAGTGGTGGTTTAATGTGCATGAGTTGGAAAGAAGTACACACGTTCCTAGCCTTCATCCATGTAAGGCAAAGGGCATGAACCAAAATGCCTGCTAGACTACTTCTGAATTATTTTCATGGCCAAGTTACCAGGGTGCATCtattcaaaattttgcaaatgttTTATCCAAGTTTGGTCCATTAATTTTTTCTACTTGAAACTAAATATTCAACTGGTCATGTCCTTTTGCTTATATAGTCTTATCTCTTTGGGTGGAGAGAACAGGTATTAGGCTttgttttttttgtatttttttcccTTCTGTGAAATAAGGAGGGGATACCCATCCAATTCATTAAGACAATGAAAAAAATAAGTACTAATAAGCTGACTATCTGATCTCCCATGTCATCCTATGGGTTCTCATCTACTTTGAAGGATCTGAGATGGATGATCCCCACTCTATGGTCATTAAGAGCCATCCATACCTTCAGGGAGGCAAATAGGGCTGTAAATTATATAGCTTCATTTGTGGCTGACTATTTGGATGCTTTTGTTTGGAATAGTTGTATTTATTCTAGTGCCATATAATCATGCTGgctaaataaaaaagaaaaaagaaaaagcaaataCTACATCTTATAACATGATGGGTAAGTTGACCCAAAACATTCAAAGTCACTAAAAATACATCCAACATAAATcctcaaaattaaaaataaaattcaaatcacatCTCTATACAAACATGaaacaaaattcaaaattcaagttttgAGCTACCTTGCCAGTGGAGAATTTGCTGGATAGGAAATTTCTTGCCAAACATGCACATATATTCCAATTTTAACAAATGACCCTTCCATACTCACCCTTAGAAAAGGATTAAGAAAGAAACTGAACTAAATgagaaatatatttattaaaaaaaatacttcataTGTGTCACCACACCTATCTATTTCCTACAAATGCAACCATTACAACAAttgccgcccccccccccccccaatttcaaatttaaattctcTTTCATTTGGAAAGTTAGAAAAAGGAATGCTGCCACTCCCCAACTTTCCCTGAGGTCTCTGAAAAGAAACAGGATTCATTCATCAGGGGCTCCCCTTTTCTGGCTGATAAATTTCATCCCCTTGCTTCACCTTCTTTACATAGATGGAGGAGTGGAAAAGAAAAGGACCAGCACGATGGAGTGCATTTATTGAAAAAGAGTGTATGGATATCAAACGCCGAATTAAAAAGGctctccccctcccccccccccccccccccccccccccggcggAAAAATAGACGTTGGGATTTGAACGTTTAAAACCATGGAGCCCGCATTAaataaatactaaaaatattcaaatttcaaaGGAAAAGGAGGCACTGTCACACCCACCTGAAGCCAAGTACTGTAACGGAAGCCACAAAAAGAAGCTTTTCATATAGTCTCCAATCTTCTCTTTAATCTCTACACTCCTACTGGATCTATCTCTTGGAGCCATTtcggagaagaggagagaagtTTGGGGAGGTGAAGCCATCTTGTCTCATTTCTTCTGCCAGGAAATGGGAGACTCTTCTTGTCTTTTGCAGGACTATTCTCATGCTCCTGAAGCCTCCAATCAGGACAGAGATCAGGTAGAGAAAGAAAGAATACAAGTCCTTTCGGGCTCTTCATACTTCTGTGGATTGGTTTGAGATTTGATACACTTCAATGCATGATCTCACTGTTTCTTGCTGCACTTCTTTCACGAGTTCTCACTCATGTATCCCATCTCCTTTAAATCATTGCTGAAGTTGTGACCGTTGCAAGAAtgctttaaaatttgaaaaatcttcTTCCTGTGGAACCTTTTATATGTGCTGTTCTTCAAAATGAGTTTCTGAGACCAGATTATAATGTAGGAAAATTCTGGTGCCGCAGGTGAATTTAGCTTCAGCACTAGGGGGATCGATCTCTTTCGGGAAATACTTGTCGGAGTCCTTGGACTGGGGAAAGTGGTCATCCTTCTCTCACAATAGATACTTGGAAGAGGTCGAGAAGTACTCGAAACCGGGCTCGGTTGCTCAGAAGAAGGCTTACTTTGAAGCTCATTACAAGAACATGGCTGCTCGCAAATCAGTCTCTGTTCTGGAGCATGAGAATGCCATCACAACTACTGCCCATGAAAGAGAAGCCAATGACGGATTCAGCAACGATGAAAGCCACATCGACTCTTCCGATCCAGAAGTCGGATCAAAAGAAGTTAGGGACATCATGACTACCTCCGAAGCACAGGAAATTGCGACGGCGGCTGTCGATGCTGGTAGCTCTAGCTCAGGTGGAGAAAACCATGTGGCAGGAACCGGACAGGTGGAAAAAGCTGGTCAAATATTAGAAGATGAGATTCTGAAGGGGTCCTGTTCACAAATTGAATCCTCAGATATTGTTGAAGATGTCGAAAACCAGAACAAAGTTTCGGTGATCGAGCCCGATACAAGCAGTCCTTCTGAGAAGCAACCACTAAAGGTAATTTGCTTTTGTTTGCCATGCAAATTGTTTTTTTTTCTGAAAGTTGTGGTTTTGAAATCTATCATGACGAGTTTGGTTCTTCCAGGAAAGTTTTGTCACTAATAAGGACAGTGTGGACTCAGTTGAAATGAAATCAAGAGGTCCAGTTTCGAAATCATCAGTTCGTAGATCATCCAGGCTCCCTCCTTCCCCTGCAACCAAGCTTCCATTTTCCCCGGCAAGAACAACGCCATCTATTCATCGAATTAAAGAAAACAATACCACTCCAAGCAGTGCTAGGAAACGTGGCATGGGTTCGACAGAGACAAAGAAATCAACTCCAAAATCATTGCATATGTCCATCAATATAATCCAATATCAAGGTGGAGCAACTACTACTTCGGAAAGTAGGTGTCTGTCGATGCTTGAGAAGGTTGCGAACTCGAAAGCTGCTGGTGTTATACCAAAAGTATCTCATGAATGCTCACATCATTTTAGAACACCAACAAAGGTGCTTTTCTGCCTACTAGAAGAGTTCTATATGCAATGTAAGATGTTTAATTTATATGCTAAGCCAGGCTTTTAGTTATGCATTGCAGGCATCTTCAAATGGAGTGACAAAATTGGTTTCTCTAACTCCTCTATCGGAACATGGAAGGTACTGTGTGTGTCAAGAAATGATTTCATGCTTTTGCACAACATTACTCTGTCCACATTTGCTTTCTAATCTTTGGAAATTGGAAGGAAAAGTTTCTGTAAATATTCTAGATCAATATGTTCTGGTAATTTGaccaaaaattttctttctttcatgtaTTGAAAGATTTGGCCCTGCATGCCACACTGATTTTAGTACTGGTAACATCATTTTTCTGCATGATTCATATGCTTGATCTATGATTTCAGGACCAAAACACCACCAGAACAATCATCTTTTAAGAAGAAAATAGCAGATTTAAAGTTGCAAACACTCTCTCTCGAGTTAGTGGTGTTTCAACAAAACATTGTTTAATTTTCTTGTTAGGTGATAATACCTCTGAATGATTAAAAAGAATGAATTCTAATGAATGGCTATCCATGTTACAGttatccaaaatcttcgagtATTAAAGGACACAGACAATGTAGCCCACTTGCGTCTTCTTTTAGCTTCAAAACTCAGCAAAGAGCAGAAAAGCGGAAGGAGGTAAGCCTTTATCGAGAAGTTTTGAATGTCCTACATAGCAGAAGCCTGCCTATAATGGTTCATCTGGATTGCTTAATTGTACACCCAAATGCTTCATCTTTGTCTGGCTAAAGTCTAGC from Elaeis guineensis isolate ETL-2024a chromosome 9, EG11, whole genome shotgun sequence includes these protein-coding regions:
- the LOC105051344 gene encoding protein WVD2-like 7 isoform X1, translated to MGDSSCLLQDYSHAPEASNQDRDQVNLASALGGSISFGKYLSESLDWGKWSSFSHNRYLEEVEKYSKPGSVAQKKAYFEAHYKNMAARKSVSVLEHENAITTTAHEREANDGFSNDESHIDSSDPEVGSKEVRDIMTTSEAQEIATAAVDAGSSSSGGENHVAGTGQVEKAGQILEDEILKGSCSQIESSDIVEDVENQNKVSVIEPDTSSPSEKQPLKESFVTNKDSVDSVEMKSRGPVSKSSVRRSSRLPPSPATKLPFSPARTTPSIHRIKENNTTPSSARKRGMGSTETKKSTPKSLHMSINIIQYQGGATTTSESRCLSMLEKVANSKAAGVIPKVSHECSHHFRTPTKASSNGVTKLVSLTPLSEHGRTKTPPEQSSFKKKIADLKLQTLSLDYPKSSSIKGHRQCSPLASSFSFKTQQRAEKRKELFHNLEDKFDKKGAKKLQLQETSKEKAESESRKLRQSLCFKARPLPEFYRNIEPPKIEKRKENDENELKKLHQSLCFKARPLPDFYHNIKPTRFDIKKMQLAQHQSPKHRRTSNSKADSELSNEPPSKPSFRSNRSISITEKNDHSETPTNL
- the LOC105051344 gene encoding protein WVD2-like 7 isoform X2 codes for the protein MLLKPPIRTEIRKILVPQVNLASALGGSISFGKYLSESLDWGKWSSFSHNRYLEEVEKYSKPGSVAQKKAYFEAHYKNMAARKSVSVLEHENAITTTAHEREANDGFSNDESHIDSSDPEVGSKEVRDIMTTSEAQEIATAAVDAGSSSSGGENHVAGTGQVEKAGQILEDEILKGSCSQIESSDIVEDVENQNKVSVIEPDTSSPSEKQPLKESFVTNKDSVDSVEMKSRGPVSKSSVRRSSRLPPSPATKLPFSPARTTPSIHRIKENNTTPSSARKRGMGSTETKKSTPKSLHMSINIIQYQGGATTTSESRCLSMLEKVANSKAAGVIPKVSHECSHHFRTPTKASSNGVTKLVSLTPLSEHGRTKTPPEQSSFKKKIADLKLQTLSLDYPKSSSIKGHRQCSPLASSFSFKTQQRAEKRKELFHNLEDKFDKKGAKKLQLQETSKEKAESESRKLRQSLCFKARPLPEFYRNIEPPKIEKRKENDENELKKLHQSLCFKARPLPDFYHNIKPTRFDIKKMQLAQHQSPKHRRTSNSKADSELSNEPPSKPSFRSNRSISITEKNDHSETPTNL
- the LOC105051344 gene encoding protein WVD2-like 7 isoform X3; its protein translation is MGDSSCLLQDYSHAPEASNQDRDQVNLASALGGSISFGKYLSESLDWGKWSSFSHNRYLEEVEKYSKPGSVAQKKAYFEAHYKNMAARKSVSVLEHENAITTTAHEREANDGFSNDESHIDSSDPEVGSKEVRDIMTTSEAQEIATAAVDAGSSSSGGENHVAGTGQVEKAGQILEDEILKGSCSQIESSDIVEDVENQNKVSVIEPDTSSPSEKQPLKESFVTNKDSVDSVEMKSRGPVSKSSVRRSSRLPPSPATKLPFSPARTTPSIHRIKENNTTPSSARKRGMGSTETKKSTPKSLHMSINIIQYQGGATTTSESRCLSMLEKVANSKAAGVIPKVSHECSHHFRTPTKASSNGVTKLVSLTPLSEHGSYPKSSSIKGHRQCSPLASSFSFKTQQRAEKRKELFHNLEDKFDKKGAKKLQLQETSKEKAESESRKLRQSLCFKARPLPEFYRNIEPPKIEKRKENDENELKKLHQSLCFKARPLPDFYHNIKPTRFDIKKMQLAQHQSPKHRRTSNSKADSELSNEPPSKPSFRSNRSISITEKNDHSETPTNL